The Kwoniella shandongensis chromosome 11, complete sequence genome has a segment encoding these proteins:
- a CDS encoding V-type ATPase, C subunit, which yields MGYYAPSLLISSTSVATVVGLYLLFTGQGESFNVGKFLAESSPYAWALVGVGLCVGLSVMGAAWGIFVTGASILGGGVRAPRIRTKNLISIIFCEVVAIYGVIMAIIFSSKINGDVENIYTTGNYYTGFALFWGGLAVGVCNLLCGVSVGITGSTAALSDAADPQLFVKILIIEIFGSILGLFGLIVGLLVSSKAEEFA from the exons ATGGGCTACTACGCCCCCTCCTTGctcatctcatccacttcaGTCGCCACCGTCGTCGGGCTCTACCTGCTCTTTACAG GTCAAGGGGAGTCTTTCAATGTTGGTAAATTCTTAGCGGAGTCATCGCCCTATGCGTGGGCACTAGTAGGTGTAGGACTTTGTGTCGGTCTCAGTGTCATGGGTGCTGCATG GGGTATATTCGTCACAGGTGCTTCGATCTTGGGAGGTGGTGTTCGAGCGCCTAGGATCAGGACAAAGAACTTGATCTC CATCATTTTCTGCGAGGTTGTCGCCATCTATG GTGTTATTATGGcgatcatcttctcttcaAAGATCAATGGCGATGTCGAGAACATCTACACAACAGGCAACTACTACACTG GGTTTGCTCTCTTCTGGGGAGGTCTCGCCGTTGGTGTTTGCAACTTGCTTTGTGGTGTCTCTGTCGGTATTACTGGATCTACTGCCGCTCTCTCCGATGCTGCAGACCCTCAACTCTTCGTCAAGATCCTCATCATTGAG ATCTTTGGTTCCATTCTTGGTCTCTTCGGCCTCATCG TTGGACTTCTCGTT TCCAGTAAAGCCGAAGAATTCGCCTAA
- a CDS encoding COP9 signalosome complex subunit 5 translates to MSSTARKTFELNNDVKAVDPAAAIFQYPREDEKALEDQEPWRTDPHYFHTVKISAVALIKMVTHARSGGIYEIMGTMYGRVRDGTFWIMDAAALPVQGTETRVNAGDAAMEYMVNFQEANGEAGKKELLRGWYHSHPGYGCWLSGIDVNTQLNNQNHNDPYLAVVIDPNRTVSAGKVEIGAFRTYPEGYTPPSASSSSYQSIPMDKIEDFGVHANAYYPLKVEIYKTKLDEQLLDLLWNKYWVATLSSSLLTSNREYSTSQVNDLNAKLHAASQSLGNSTSGLKLKGIPAGQASGKNKAAQKEFAGVEEEDTALSKAAKDSSRITTEAQNGMVAQLLKDKLFNTPLTTALDEAAARATVQGRQ, encoded by the exons ATGAGCTCGACAGCAAGGAAGACGTTCGAGCTGAACAACGACGTCAAA GCCGTCGACCCAGCTGCGGCGATCTTCCAGTACCCtcgcgaagatgagaaagcCCTGGAGGACCAAGAACCGTGGAGAACCGA CCCGCATTACTTCCACACGGTCAAGATATCAGCTGTCGCCTTGATCAAGATG GTCACACATGCTCGATCTGGAGGAATATATGAAATCATGGGTACCATGTACGGAAGAGTTCGAGATGGTACATTCTGGATCATGGACGCCGCTGCTCTGCCTGTTCAAGGTACGGAAACAAGGGTCAACGCTGGTGATGCG GCCATGGAATACATGGTCAACTTCCAGGAGGCGAACGGAGAAGCTGGTAAGAAGGAGTTGTTGAGAGGATGGTACCATTC ACATCCTGGGTATGGCTGTTGGTTGTCCGGTATTGACGTGAATACACAACTGAACAACCAGAACCACAACGACCCGTATCTTGCTGTTGTA ATCGATCCCAACAGGACTGTCTCGGCCGGTAAGGTGGAGATAGGCGCGTTCCGCACATATCCTGAG GGCTATACTCCTCCCTCGGCGAGCTCTTCGTCCTATCAGTCGATCCCGATGGACAAGATCGAAGACTTTGGTGTTCACGCCAACGCTTACTATCCCCTCAAGGTCGAAATTTACAAGACGAAGCTCGACGAACAGCTGCTTGACCTGCTGTGGAACAAGTACTGGGTTGCCACGCTCAGCTCAAGCTTGTTAACTTCG AATCGAGAATACTCGACTTCGCAAGTGAACGATCTCAATGCCAAACTTCACGCAGCATCACAGTCGTTGGGCAACTCTACGTCAGGTCTCAAGCTGAAGGGGATTCCCGCTGGTCAAGCGAGTGGCAAGAACAAGGCTGCTCAGAAGGAGTTTGCGggcgttgaagaggaagacacAGCGTTGAGCAAGGCGGCCAAGGACAG TTCGCGAATCACGACCGAAGCGCAAAACGGCATGGTCGCGCAGCTCCTCAAGGACAAGCTGTTCAACACGCCGTTGACCACCGCTCTGGATGAGGCTGCCGCACGAGCAACAGTGCAAGGGAGACAATGA
- a CDS encoding peptidyl-prolyl isomerase CWC27 has translation MSNLYVTEPATNGKVIIDTTAGELEIELWGKEAPKAVRNFLALAMEGYYDGVIFHRVVPGFIIQSGDPTGTGMGGESFYGEPFQDEIHGRLKYNRRGLVGMANNGKRHTNTSQFFITLDKADELTNKHTMFGKIVGNTIYNVMNIGNLDIDKEERPIVPPKIRGIRIIENPFDDIVPRITASERKAQQQARLEARRETEQREKRAKAKKNTGLLSFGDSEEIPEEQVTIKKKSMTRKDLVDPSDIAPPKPVKSFVEVPASLKDLSEGSDKKEKKAALDLKEIRAQHEREKAGSSVARQAEIKRMEEDLRRLKKRTGEASDSDSDDSERRAKRRKGPSYLEEELAKYSRGRGRAAAKAGKKRGRRDEEDDLLKELSKFSSKVQQAEAEDDDIPRGITAEKGEGGVQLDENGEELEVDDDVGWMRHRLKFEIDEKELTRRAEDEYSVIDPRAKARELAGGHKREKEGHRKGPRTAADVGRSRR, from the exons ATGAGTAACCT CTATGTGACCGAG CCCGCGACTAACGGTAAAGTCATCATTGACACGACCGCTGGAGAGCTCGAA ATCGAATTATGGGGTAAAGAAGCCCCAAAGGCAGTCCGTAATTTCCTTGCTCTggcgatggaag GATACTACGATGGGGTCATCTTCCACCGAGTTGTTCCAGGATTCATCATTCAGTCTGGGGATCCGACAGGAACAGGAATGGGAGGGGAAAGCTTCTATGGCGAACCATTCCAAGATGAGATTCACGGAAGACTGAAGTACAACCG ACGAGGTCTCGTTGGTATGGCCAATAACGGGAAACGACATACAAATACTTCGCAATTCTTCATCACGTTGGACAAGGCAGACGAGTTGACGAATAAGCATACAATGTTTGGAAAGATTGTCGGGAACACAATCTACA ACGTGATGAATATTGGAAATCTCGATATAGACAAAGAAGAACGACCGATAGT CCCTCCAAAGATTCGTGGTATCCGGATCATCGAAAACCCAttcgatgatatcgtcccTCGTATCACTGCCTCCGAGAGGAAAGCACAGCAACAAGCGAGACtagaagcgagacgagaaACCGAgcaaagagagaagagagcaaAGGCGAAAAA GAACACCGGACTATTATCGTTCGGAGATTCGGAGGAGATACCCGAAGAGCAAGtgacgatcaagaagaagtcgatgaCACGGAAGGACC TTGTCGACCCATCTGATATTGCGCCGCCCAAACCGGTAAAGTCTTTCGTGGAAGTACCCGCATCTCTGAAGGATCTGTCTGAGGGTAGCGataagaaggagaagaag GCTGCTTTGGATTTGAAAGAGATTCGTGCTCAGCATGAACGAGAAAAGGCGGGAAGCAG TGTGGCTCGACAAGCTGAGATCAAgcgaatggaggaggatctTCGACGGCTGAAGAAGCGAACAGGCGAAGCGTCAGATTCGGATTCTGACGATTCTGAACGACGAGCCAAGAGACGGAAAGGGCCTTCGtatctggaagaggagctgGCGAAATACTctagagggagaggaagagctgcAGCGAAAGCAGGCAAGAaacgaggtcgaagagacgaagaggatgatttgCTCAAGGAGTTGAGCAAGTTCAGCAGTAAAGTGCAAcaagcggaagcggaggacgatgatatACCCAGAGGAATAACGGCAGAAaagggtgaaggtggtgttCAGCTTGatgagaatggagaagagctAGAGGTAGATGACGATGTGGGATGGATGAGACATCGTCTGAAATTTGAAATCGATGAAAAGGAGTTGACTAGAAGGGCAGAAGACGAGTATTCC GTTATTGATCCACGAGCAAAGGCGAGAGAGCTGGCTGGAGGACacaaaagagagaaagaaggacataGAAAGGGTCCGCGTACCGCTGCAGACGTGGGACGTAGTCGTCGATAA